A region of the Numenius arquata chromosome 2, bNumArq3.hap1.1, whole genome shotgun sequence genome:
GGGTTGTCTTCATGCACTCCTCTGTTACCGCCTGCAACACTgggtcagagaatcatagaatgggttggaagggaccttaaagatcatcgagttccaacccccctgccatgggcagggacacctccactagagcaggttgctcaaagccccatccagcctggcctagcACGTGCTGTCAGCAGCTGAGGGGGCTCCGGCTGCGGGGTTTCACACCCTCGCCAGCGTGCCCTCTGGTCACTGATGCTGGCCACTGCCGCCAGTGGCCGCTAGTAGGATGAGGGGCTGATGGGGTAGAGTGTTTGACATATTTTTAGGTCACTTCAAGTGTCCATATTACTGGCAGctagaaaaaaaaggcattgctaTTCCTGCAACTTGCACCTCCGATAATTGGCATCAATTACAAGTCCCAGTGCTTAAAAGGAACAGTCTCCTCTGAACCCACATCCTTGGTTAACTCGTAGAAGTCAGCCATGGGTAGAGGAATAGTTTGACAGAGCAAATTTGAAGGGATCACAAGCAGTGAGGCGGGTTGAGGGGAGTTTGGAGGTAAGCTTCCCCTTTCATTTACTTGCATATATTGGGAATTCGTGCTGCTTGTGAAACACAGGTTGGTTGTCAGGGGTTTTTACATGCAATTTGCTCATTATATGGCAATCACAAAATGCTGTATTGACTAGTGCTTGCCTGGATTTTGATTATTGGTTGTTTTCACCATCACTTCTGTCAGATCAATGTTAGGAAGAAGGCATTGATTCCAAGTTCCTCAATGATCATAAACTTCCAATAATGCTAGTTCTATTGTAGGGGGGGCAAAAGTTTGTCCTTTTGCATCATTTTTGCCTAATTAAAAGCTGTGGCTCGTGAGGGACCAGTTGTTGAAATTACTCTGTTTGGGGCTGAGAGTGAGAGGGAAGCCAGAAGTGCCACTGATGTTACAGTAACCTTTCTGCTGACAACAGAGTCCTTCAGTCTGGAGGATGGGAACCCGTCCGGCTTGGAGGAAGTCAGGGAGGAATATGTCAAGAGGCACTTCAGCAATCACAGGTAAGGGCTTGTACCAATCAAGGAAAGATGATAAGTTTGCACTTGCTTCTATCCCAGCACCTCTGAACCTCTTTGTCATTGTTACCAAATTTCCAAGCAGAGGCCTTTCATCGTGAGGAAAAGATGGAAGAGATTTCACCTGGACCCCTGTAATCCCGTAAAGTGCATGAACATTCTAGGCATGTTGTCGGTCTCATTTCCAGTCAgtgctttcatttcctttcccttctatGTAGCTCATCTCCACCAAGGACTCCTTGTTTGCCTGCAAAGcaaatggaggaggagaaagctgaCTTGGGAGGAATGGCCCTGGACTCTGGAGTGACCATGACAAGGGCCTTATTAATCCAGTTAAGAAGTTGttcatgtggatttttttcctgtgtgttcttTCCAGCACTGCATCAGCCTTGGAAGCTGTGAGTGAGAGTGACTCTACCGTCTGGTATTTGATTcaatgtgaaaaacaaacaatggAAGAGGACGGGAAGCCAGAATTTATCCAGTCTTCAGACACTTCATCTCCAGATCTGGTGGAATTTGAACGGTAAGTGTAACCCATGTTGCTTccagtttttttaatttgtttgcattAACACCATGCATCTAGTTGCTGCCATTCATGCAGCACTGCCAGAGCCCGCATCTGCCTTGCGGAAGCCTTGTGCCAGCAGCTTTGGCCCTGCTGGTGATGAAGCTGAGCACCTCACAAGTCCCTTATCTGCAGATTGCCTGCAAATGGACTCCCAGCTCTGGCAGGCCTTGGAAAATCCCTGAGGATTTTCCACCTGTcctcaagaaagagaaaagatgttcTTCTAGGTGTGTCAGTCCCTGCGTGGCTACGCTTTACTGATGTTCAAGTGGTTTGCAGAGTAAGATGCACCATAGCTGCTAACAGTAGTGGTTTAACAGGCATAAGAATGTGGAATAAGAGGTGGAATAAGAGGTTCCTCATCCAGAATGATTTATGCAGGTGCATGTCCCCGTGTGCTTGTGGTATCAGTACCACTACCAAGTTGTATCCCTGCAATGGGGTTAGATTTTAGGTTAGATTAATTACTGCACCAGATTAAATTCTCAGAGGTCTAGCTGTTCTGGGGAGATGCAGGAGCCAGAGGTACGCAGATACTTTACCCCACAGTGATGTTCATCCTGCCTTTAATGGCATTGTTATGAGGAGCGTGAGCACTGTTTCTCCTTCCAGAAACAGACCCTTAGCTCCTGGCAGTTTGGAGTACCTTTTTTGTGGGATCAGAGCAGGGTAAGGCTGGATGCGACCAGGGGAGGTCATGTAGTCCTCCGTCTGCAGGCTGCAAAATAGCAGTGGTCTGGAAAATACCAGAAAGCGCTCCTCAAAATGTATGCAAcacggcggggaggaggggaaccTAAACACTTACACTTAGAGCTAGTGGGTACCAGTCTGTAACCCCCTTTATGATCAGCCCCTAAGAGCCTGGCACAGGATCTGAAAATCAAAAACCATGTTCTCATGTCAGTGGTCCATGTATTTTAATCGGGGATTGTAATGGTAAAATTACTGGGGGGTTTTCAAAGTTACTGGTATTTTAAGACTGAGTACCTTATCCATCACATTCTTCCCCTTGCTGTCAAACAGCACTATGAGATACTTAGGGGTCATCAATGCTTTTCCGAAAAGATAAATGATCATTTCATTATAAAGAATTGAGAAAGAGATGGATGTCTAATCTATCCTGTACCATCAATCACAGTATATTTTACCCTAACCTTTTGGAGTTAAGAAGATGCGATGCGGGAGACTCCACAGCTGCAGCTGGCATCCTCTCCCACTGTGTCACCAGCCTAAACAAAAAGTTCCGcagtttcttcttctcttttgctttgaacTGGTGCTTATTTATAAAATTCCCTTGGATTATTGAGTTTTTCATCAAAATGAGACTGCAGTTGTGCCAGCAGATGGCACCAGCCTCCTGCTACTGTTCCTGCTTTTGCTCCTGTGAGACTCAGAGACGGCTGTAGTAAAGTATCATTTACAAGACCTTGAAATGTGCTGAATCAAGATTTTCTGGGGGAAGTAAGCTCTACTTCATCAAAGACTGCCCTACAGAGCCATAAACTCCTGACTTTCCCCTTCCTCACTGACAAGGTAGACCAGGGCCTGTACTGTGTGGACTCTGGCATTTATCCTGCAGTCTTCTGGCAGACCACAGTTGGTCCATAGCTGTTTCTTTTATAAGAAAGCTGATCTTTTATAACAGGCATAAAACAATAGGGActcttcagcaaagaaaataatagcCTTTTGGTGGTTGTCTAATCATGGTATTTGGGCAGCATCAGAAATGCTTTGAGCTTCAACGGGCTGGGTTTTTTCCATGTCCAGCAGCGGGAGCTACAATGGTAGGACCACACAGTACTCTGTCCAGTGCAAAATGTGGTTGTCTCCTTCCAGCTGGGAAGAAAATAGTTGAGTCGTGGTTCAAGCTTAATTTCTTTAGCAAATCAGTCTAATGGTGAATCATGTTCTTCTCTCTGAGAAGTTCCAGATCCTTTGCTTGGAGCTGGACGTTCAGAATCCTTGGTAAGGACAATACTTTACATGAGAACACTTATTCCCCTTATGGTACTTTGTCTCCAGCAATGGTGGAAAATACTCCAGAGTACGGAAACTGGAGTTTAAATATCTTTATCCTTGTGTGCAGAGTTATCTTAAGATTTTCAATGTTGGTTTGCTggtacaaatattaaaaaaagaaaaaaaaaaagacaactcttTGAGTTACTTTCTCATGCAATACTGTTCAGTTAATCCGGAAATGTGCTTATTTGGGACATATTCCAAGGAATCATTTTGAGCCCAAACTTAGTAACAATGACTGCTTTTTATAGAACTCTTGGTTTGTACTCTTTTGGTCTTGTTATTTTAATCTGAGAAGCTCTAAACATTTAATTAACGTCAAATAACCTTCAGTGCTGCTTTCCAGTAGACATTATTATCCCTGGTTCACTGTGCCACACAGTGCTAACAGAAGAAGTGGGCTCGTTCTGAGATTTAGTCACTAGGTTGAAATTATGGCACTTATGTTCCATTACCAGTTTCACCAGAGACTGCATAGAAGTCAGTGTTAAGAATGTGTTTCCTCAGGTGTAAAGCTGAGGAAATCGAGCTCCCATGCTTATTTAAGtcagagcatcctggcctggggGTGGTCTTTTTCTATCTGTATGTATAGTACCTAATACATCAGGATATGACCTCAGCCAAGGCTTTTAAGCGTAGTGCAATGCCAGTAAAACTATAAAAAGTGACTTGCAGTGTAAAAGCCTCAGGATACAAAGGCAAGTAACTCAAAATTTATTAAATGCCAGAATGAGGTTTGCCTGTGCAACAAGTAGAGCCTGCAGCGCCTGGAGCTTCTGTTGTGAGGCAGTCCTGctgaggctggggctggagcctgcCTTTTGCAGATGAAATCTTGGCAGGACAGAGTTGCTAAAATCTTCAAACAGCATTGGGCAACCTTCAGTAATTGTACGAAGCCTTAGGGGAGGGGAGTCAGTGAAGTAGTTGTGAATCAGAGGTACTCCCCAGTCTCCTGCTGATTTACAGTAGAATGGGTGCCTCATAGACTGCTCTTAAGAGATGCTCCCTTTCCTTTCATTACAGATACCTGTATTTTTATAAGCACACAGTGGACCTGTTGATAGAGCATGAAATTGTTTGTACTGAGGAGGTGCCTCTTCCCGAGGTCTCCACAGCTGTTTCCCACCTCTGGCAAGAGCTTTCTGAAGAAAGGAGAGACAGCATCTTGCAGTACTGTAGCCAGAGAGATTTCTTCGAGGACCCTAAGGCTGCTTGCCAAGAGCCGGCGTGCACTGAAGGTAGTGTGAGGGACAGCCAAGGTAACAGTGAGGAAGCCAGTGGTTCCTCGGCCTCCACACCAGAGGAAGTAAGTGCTGAGTTACACACATCATCTGCCTCTGAAACTCCAAGCCTTCAGTTGTTAGTTGACTCTGCAGCTTTTAATTGGAAACATACAGTAGTTGTAACTAAGCTTTCCCAAGACCACTTGAATGCATAAGTGGAGACAATAAGCAGTCTTTGAGTAAATGACACAGCAACTTACTTTGGTAAGTTACACAGCAAGCTATAGGAGTGCAGTTGTAGTAATCCTGCTAGTCTCCACTGACCTGGAGAGTTTCTGTGCTAAGTAACAGTTAAATTTGCTCTAACTTgctgcagggggaggggggaagatcAAGAATTATACAGTTACTGTGCTCTGCAAACTCTCCAAGGAGCACAGATGAGCTATATCCAGAAGAAATACAGAGTTTGCCAAGGCCTGCTGTGATTTGGgatgggtgtgggttttttggttttttttcatcgaAGTACTTGGTAGCAAAGAGAAAGTATTTGTAGACCAGTTCTAGTGATACAGGGCTAATGACTGCCTGTGCCATGCACCTCTGCAGAGCCAAGAAGTCGTAGACCAGGGCAGTTGGGAAAAAGAGACGAAATAACAGCCAACTCTTCGTAAGCTGGTCCTGAAGCACTGATTACTTAAGCAACTAGCTGCTCAAAGACACGTGTAATTTTATTAGCTGCCAGGGAGGGACAGGTGTCCACCTTAAGCATACAAGTAATTGCTTTGACAAGTTCTTTTTGAGCCTCAGGACACAACTCATGTTGCTGACCTCCTTAGGAAGTGTCCTGGGGATGTGGCATGTACAGTACTTTCTGGCACAGCAAATGTGTGAACTGCATTATGGCAGAGTGAACTAACGGTCTGTCACAGGGTGCGTCCAAACTCCTTCCTAAGCCAGGTCGCACACTGGAATCCGATGTGGGGAGACTGGCTGGTACAGCTGAGATGTCTAGCCATAAGCAGGAGCCCACAGCCAAGTCTCTAAAGCACTGGtacaattaatgtttttttttactgattttgatGAAGATGTAATGTTAAGTCTTCATTCCTAGAGGTTGAAGCATAGGCATAAGGGAATGGACTAACCTTGTGTTCCTAGTCATGAAATACAGTTATTCCTTATTATTCTTATCTCTACAAAAGCCTCATGGTTTACTCTAGCCGTAAACGTACCTgttaaatggaaagaaacaaaaccatgctTTTAAAGACTTAATTATTAAAAATGATGTCCTAGGTAAAACTTTTAAATGGCTGGATATGTTGACATCTCAAGTGTTTTCTCTAATAGGTAATGTTTGAAGATGCGTTTGATGTTGCTGCTGGTTTTCTTGACAGAAGTGAGACTCAGGGAATGTCTATCCAGAGGTAAATTACAAAATGACCCATTGCTGGACAGAATAAGTTAATAGCCCACTTGCTGTGGAGTAAGGCAATAGcctaccttccttttttttgtgcCTAATTTTTTAGTAAATGGTTAGAATAGCAGCCTTTAGCAAATGTGCTCACAATAATACTGTCTCTTAAGGTGCAAAAGTGAAATGATTAATAGGCATTTAGGGCAGAATTAGTAAGAATCACTTATTAAGAGCACCCCATCACTTCAGGATAACTGGGGCCCTTCTGATTTTCCTCACCACTCTGCATAGCTTTCCACTTTTTCAAATTACAGTATTTATaatgtcttctttttctctcccactgACCAGGTCTATGAGGACCATAAGGGCATTCCCTGGATAAGTCAGCTAATCATAAACTGTACTCTCATTTAGTGAGACAAATATGATCATTTTTAAACATTGTCTCCCTTGTTTTTTTCAAGTACCCTAATTCAATCATAAGGAGGTGATCAAGCTAAAGTGTGGTTGACCTGAGCAATTATCAAAGAAACACAAGACCTATTAAATAATAACATCTCTTTCCTCTGCAGGTCAGATGAGTTACCTAAAAGAGAACATGTCAGATACAAAGCTGGCACTGCCTTTGATTTTTCCCAGTagaccaaagaaagaaaagagttgcTTTCCTCAAGAGGAAAATCACATTATGACTCATCTTTTATGAATTCTTGCTATTTAGTCTTTGTTAGGATTGTTTCCCTTTGCAAGTAGTGGTTTTAACCTGtttttttaaatccccttttctacttatttttccatatttagaGAGTTCTTTAGTGTGaatctctttctgtcttttactGCCATTCCACCTTGCACTTCCAGAACAGAATGAATGGAAATCAAGTTGTTTTGGCTGTTGATCAGAATATGCTTGAATACGTAATAGAGCTTAACAAATACATTTCcattaaataacatttattagGTCACaattgctgtttgcttttaaaataagattaagTATTCCTTAATACCGCAATGTATGGCCATCATCTTTGCAGTCTGTTATAGGTTGCAAATTAGATTAGTATTCTAGTAGGCAACACTTATCctgttcccttccttccctgtcaCTCTGTGCCTTATAAATCTGGACAGAGACGTGACGGCAGAACTTTGTAAAATCCTGGGGAGAATATAGAGGTGAGGTCCAGAATGAACATCTTAGCTTTTTGCCAATGTTATCTGAGTACAAACCTGCCAGTGACAGCTAATATGTCATTTCATGGCCACATGTTACTGCACGCTCAAGAACTTTACCAAAGAAGTCAAAGCTGTTCCTCTGAAGAGCCCTACAAAATACACTCCCAAGAAACTATTGTTGCTCTCTGTTATATTGGATATATACTTTTCCCCAAAACAGTGTTACTGCTGCTCTCATCTTTCAGTGGATCTCTTTTTGTGATACTGGTTTCTTGTGTTGCTCTTCTCTGTTGTTACATATGTTCTTTGCATTTGTTAGACAATATCTCGCCAATACATCCACCTCCACTCCTTCCTGTCTTGCTTGGCTATTGTCTTTAATATCAAAATCACCTTGAAAAATTTTGAATCTTTTTTAGTTCGTAAGTAAAAAGTGGAGGAGAGAAAGTAAGTAGGAGGAGAAATGAAGGAGCAGGAAATTAAATATAgtattttgttccattttcaGTTCAGCATTTGCAAgctgcacttctgaaaatccaGAGGATCACCACAGACTATATATGCAAATCACTGACTTCCTAAAAGGCCTCTTCTTTGCTAATACACAGTTTTGCCAGGTAAGCTTTGCCAAAGGATTCCTTATAGAAGGAGCAATTTATTTCTGTCATTGTCAGAAAgggatttctgttttctgcactTCTGATCATATTGTCCAGAATCATTACAAATAAGAATTTAGGGTTCATCAATTCAGATGTGTCATTCCAAAAGGTCAGTAGGATTGCCTATGTAAGAGGCAAAGTCTAAGGGGTTGTTATTGCTTACGGTATTACTCAAAATGGCAAATGACatgaggaatttaatttttttttattgtttgtatgAAATTTCCATGTGGAAAAGCTTGAGTGATCTCACCTGAGCAGGTGAAACTCACTCTGCAGTTCCCCATTAACCCCCAGCCACTTCATTCTGAGCTCAGTAGGACAGTAGGAGCACCTTCTGCTTCTCTGGGTGACAGGTGCCCTATCCTGACCCATCTGATGGCAGGCCTTAGAAGTAAGATATTTGTGTTCTTGAAAGAGCTGATAAACAGCTGCTGAGCTGCCTCTTGACCTCAGCCTGCTGTTGCAGATTCCCTGAGCCAGAAGTCATTGTGTTTGCAGTGTTCTTCCTCCCCGTCTTGCCCTCCTGCCAAGGAGGCGGCTTAGAGATTGCACGTGGGGAGAGGACCGAAAGGGAGATGTCCCTCAGCCAGAGCATGCCTGGTTGGGCTCAGAGTCAATTGTACCTCCACAGTAGCCACTGTTTTGCTATTTCCTATCATCTAGTTTCCACCCAGTCTCTGTTACTTGAGCAGGTGCTTTGTGATGAGGGGTAATTGGGACAGAAAACAAAACGGAAATTAGTGTTCCTCCACTATCTCAATCTATCACAGTGACTGCTGCGTGCCATTTGGTTCCCCCCATCTCATGG
Encoded here:
- the STRA8 gene encoding stimulated by retinoic acid gene 8 protein homolog — translated: METAGDCSKPHTRVSPSPLTHLREVELHLAKPRLLQARHRASLARLFSSLREAVLSQSRNSSSKYQVLRKAEKSIPKLERTLGSLLKMKESFSLEDGNPSGLEEVREEYVKRHFSNHSTASALEAVSESDSTVWYLIQCEKQTMEEDGKPEFIQSSDTSSPDLVEFERYLYFYKHTVDLLIEHEIVCTEEVPLPEVSTAVSHLWQELSEERRDSILQYCSQRDFFEDPKAACQEPACTEGSVRDSQGNSEEASGSSASTPEEVMFEDAFDVAAGFLDRSETQGMSIQSSAFASCTSENPEDHHRLYMQITDFLKGLFFANTQFCQEEDLAFDYETVMLRCTETFDDEDF